A region from the Drosophila mauritiana strain mau12 chromosome 2L, ASM438214v1, whole genome shotgun sequence genome encodes:
- the LOC117140424 gene encoding uncharacterized protein LOC117140424, translated as MPTLKLRIGLPSRRTMGSICICGALASISGLAYMRWRLEDRVRQTEFYQLAIQQLRQHSGAVGLLGEPIKESGFNLSNEKNRCDEDKAQLQFHVQGPKDRGTVYFWASNNQKQGWLIDRLELETRQNPNTRYLLKKPPNYSLVSSDGDPDPPNAESTEESQQPQTPLEPQEQMEMEDKEQEPTVHQHPSIQNNPPQQLHQQRGQEPVPHVHTAEG; from the coding sequence ATGCCAACCTTAAAGTTGCGTATCGGTCTGCCCTCGAGGCGAACGATGGGCAGCATCTGCATCTGCGGAGCACTCGCCTCCATCTCGGGCCTGGCCTACATGCGCTGGCGACTGGAGGACCGTGTGCGCCAGACGGAGTTCTACCAGTTGGCCATTCAGCAGCTGCGCCAGCACAGTGGAGCCGTGGGTCTGCTGGGCGAGCCCATCAAGGAGTCGGGCTTCAATCTGTCCAACGAGAAGAATCGCTGCGACGAGGACAAGGCTCAGCTTCAGTTCCATGTCCAGGGACCCAAGGACAGGGGCACCGTCTATTTCTGGGCCTCTAACAACCAGAAACAGGGCTGGCTGATCGATCGCCTGGAGCTGGAGACGAGGCAGAATCCGAACACACGCTACCTGCTCAAGAAGCCCCCGAACTACTCGCTGGTCAGCAGTGATGGTGATCCGGATCCCCCCAATGCCGAGTCCACCGAGGAATCCCAGCAGCCGCAGACGCCGCTCGAGCCGCAGGagcagatggagatggaggaCAAGGAGCAGGAGCCGACAGTCCACCAGCACCCGAGTATTCAGAACAATCCTCCGCAACAACTGCATCAGCAGCGCGGTCAGGAACCAGTGCCCCACGTTCACACGGCGGAGGGCTGA